Proteins from a genomic interval of Caulobacter rhizosphaerae:
- a CDS encoding HEPN domain-containing protein yields the protein MKQSLDHLPAGKRRELEFVVETLRVAFAGAVAHRTMPRFRNAKLLKIILFGSYARGDWVEDPVGRYFSDFDILVIVNHEDLTDVPEFWAKAEETLVEALASGQHLRTPVSVIYHALDDVNEQLTLGRYFFTDIVRDGVVLFEEPGHPLAAPAPLSAAQALQESRDYYEEWLKSADQFFETGREHVVRGPDWSKKAAFELHQAAERYYHTLFLVLTLYSPKTHSLNQLRKLAEGLDPALAQVWPGQNKFERRCYELIREAYVKARYSRHYHITDEQLAWLEERIGVLREMVRERCEKRLAELQSAA from the coding sequence ATGAAGCAGAGCCTCGACCATCTCCCCGCCGGCAAGCGCCGCGAACTGGAGTTCGTGGTCGAGACCCTGCGCGTGGCTTTCGCCGGCGCCGTGGCGCACCGGACCATGCCGCGCTTTCGCAATGCCAAGCTGCTCAAGATCATCCTGTTCGGCAGCTACGCTCGTGGCGACTGGGTGGAGGACCCGGTCGGCCGGTACTTCTCCGACTTCGACATCCTCGTCATCGTCAACCACGAGGACCTGACCGACGTCCCGGAGTTCTGGGCCAAGGCCGAGGAAACGCTGGTCGAAGCCTTGGCCTCAGGCCAGCACCTGCGCACCCCCGTCAGCGTGATCTACCACGCCCTCGACGACGTGAATGAGCAGCTGACGCTCGGCCGCTACTTCTTCACGGATATCGTTCGCGACGGCGTCGTGTTGTTCGAAGAGCCGGGCCATCCGCTAGCGGCGCCGGCGCCGCTGTCGGCAGCGCAAGCGCTTCAGGAAAGTCGGGACTACTACGAGGAGTGGCTCAAGAGCGCTGACCAGTTTTTTGAGACCGGGCGCGAGCACGTTGTTCGTGGCCCAGATTGGTCCAAGAAGGCAGCCTTCGAACTGCATCAGGCCGCCGAGCGCTACTATCACACGCTGTTCCTGGTCCTGACGCTCTACAGCCCCAAGACCCATAGCCTGAACCAGCTACGCAAGCTGGCTGAAGGCCTGGACCCGGCCTTGGCCCAGGTCTGGCCGGGACAGAACAAGTTCGAGCGGCGATGCTACGAACTGATCCGCGAGGCCTATGTGAAAGCCCGCTACTCGCGCCACTACCACATCACCGACGAGCAACTGGCTTGGCTGGAAGAGCGGATCGGCGTGCTGCGGGAGATGGTCCGCGAGCGGTGCGAGAAGCGTCTGGCCGAACTCCAGAGCGCCGCCTAG
- a CDS encoding helix-turn-helix domain-containing protein: MARAAVGFSVRKLAETSGVADSTILRFETGKGDILTANLAKLQSTLEAAGVVFVSADAAAGAGVRLKR; encoded by the coding sequence ATGGCCCGCGCGGCGGTCGGCTTCAGCGTCCGCAAGCTGGCCGAAACCTCGGGCGTCGCCGACTCCACCATCCTGCGGTTCGAGACCGGCAAGGGCGATATCCTCACCGCCAACCTCGCCAAGCTGCAATCGACGCTGGAGGCGGCCGGAGTGGTGTTCGTGTCGGCCGACGCCGCCGCCGGCGCCGGTGTCCGCCTGAAGCGCTAG
- a CDS encoding recombinase zinc beta ribbon domain-containing protein: protein MKNPDTGRVEPRFNPESEWVTVDAPHLRIVSDALWDAARQRQDSLIHVYEDNMAKSRTAAASANRRPKTLLSGLLVCGVCGGSVAKRGNNRFGCVGHVMGKGCSNSRTIVRDVLEARVIAGLKDRLVSPEVIAEAMRAFIEESNRLNQHRRATRDADVQRLEKARKALAGIVAAIEDGGYSRPLMERLRALEADVETLEAQMAQAPADAPDVHPNVADLYRRRVESLIDALNRLEDRDRAAQDLRAVIDKIVLTPGDKRGEVQATLYGDFETVIAWAIQRDEALREAGKSFYAEPLSVARETRAGMTAN, encoded by the coding sequence ATGAAGAACCCCGATACTGGGCGCGTGGAGCCTCGGTTCAACCCCGAAAGCGAGTGGGTCACGGTGGATGCGCCGCACCTCCGCATCGTCAGCGACGCGCTGTGGGATGCGGCGCGGCAGCGTCAAGACAGCCTGATCCACGTCTACGAGGACAACATGGCCAAGAGCCGCACGGCGGCCGCATCGGCCAACCGGCGGCCCAAGACTCTTCTGTCTGGTCTGTTGGTCTGTGGCGTGTGCGGGGGATCGGTGGCCAAGCGCGGGAACAACCGCTTCGGCTGCGTTGGCCACGTGATGGGCAAGGGTTGCTCCAACAGCCGCACCATCGTCCGCGACGTGCTGGAGGCGCGGGTCATCGCTGGGCTCAAGGATCGCCTCGTCTCGCCCGAGGTGATCGCCGAGGCCATGCGGGCTTTCATCGAGGAGAGCAACCGCCTCAACCAGCACCGCCGGGCCACGCGGGACGCGGACGTCCAGCGCCTGGAAAAGGCGCGCAAGGCCCTCGCCGGTATCGTCGCGGCTATCGAGGATGGCGGTTACAGCCGCCCGCTCATGGAGCGCCTGCGGGCTTTGGAGGCCGATGTCGAGACGTTGGAGGCGCAGATGGCGCAGGCCCCGGCCGATGCGCCGGACGTTCACCCCAATGTCGCTGATCTCTACCGCCGCCGTGTGGAAAGCCTGATCGACGCCTTGAACCGGTTGGAAGACCGGGATCGGGCGGCGCAGGACCTGCGGGCGGTCATCGACAAAATCGTCCTGACGCCTGGTGACAAGCGGGGTGAGGTGCAAGCCACGCTATACGGGGACTTCGAGACCGTCATCGCCTGGGCGATTCAGCGGGACGAGGCCCTGCGTGAAGCTGGCAAGAGCTTCTACGCCGAGCCTTTGTCGGTTGCGCGCGAAACACGGGCGGGAATGACGGCCAATTAG
- the phoB gene encoding phosphate regulon transcriptional regulator PhoB, producing the protein MTPYVLVVEDEDALATLLHYNLDKEGYVVGVAGDGEEALTMASERAPDLVILDWMLPKVSGIEVCRRLRGRSETRNVPIIMLTARGEESDRIRGLDTGADDYVVKPFSMIELTARVRAVLRRIRPGLADDRITVGDIVIDRVAHRVKRQGKEVHLGPTEFRLLDYLMQHPGRVFSREQLLDAVWGSDVYVEARTVDVHIGRLRKALNGDVDGDPIRTVRSAGYSLDLDAA; encoded by the coding sequence GTGACTCCGTACGTTCTGGTGGTCGAAGACGAAGACGCCCTGGCCACCCTGCTGCACTACAATCTCGACAAGGAAGGCTATGTCGTCGGCGTGGCCGGCGACGGCGAGGAGGCCCTGACCATGGCCTCCGAGCGCGCCCCCGACCTGGTGATCCTCGACTGGATGCTGCCCAAGGTCTCCGGCATCGAGGTCTGCCGCCGCCTGCGCGGCCGCTCCGAGACCCGCAACGTGCCGATCATCATGCTGACGGCGCGCGGCGAGGAGAGCGACCGCATCCGCGGCCTCGACACCGGGGCCGACGACTACGTGGTCAAGCCGTTCTCGATGATCGAGCTGACCGCCCGCGTCCGCGCCGTCCTGCGCCGCATCCGCCCGGGCCTGGCCGACGACCGCATCACGGTCGGCGACATCGTCATCGACCGCGTCGCCCACCGCGTGAAGCGCCAGGGCAAGGAAGTGCACCTCGGCCCCACCGAGTTCCGCCTGCTCGACTACCTGATGCAGCACCCGGGCCGGGTGTTCAGCCGCGAACAGCTGCTGGACGCGGTCTGGGGCTCGGACGTCTATGTCGAGGCCCGCACGGTGGACGTCCACATCGGCCGCCTGCGCAAGGCGCTGAACGGCGACGTGGACGGCGACCCGATCCGCACCGTGCGGTCGGCGGGGTATTCGCTGGATTTGGACGCGGCTTAA
- the phoU gene encoding phosphate signaling complex protein PhoU: MTEHTVKSYGEELNHLTAEVTRMGGLAEAQVADAIDCIARRDAPLAQQVVARDERLDTLQGEIERKAFRLIALRQPMAVDLRHAVAALKISMSLERCGDMAKNIGKRALILTEADPMSALTRSIERMGRLVQGRLKDVLDAYTASDLQRAIGVWGRDEEVDEHYNAIFRELLTYMMGDPRTINPCAHLLFVAKNLERIGDHATNIAEIIHFELTGEEIISQRPKLELSN, encoded by the coding sequence ATGACCGAACATACCGTCAAATCCTACGGCGAAGAGCTGAACCACCTCACGGCCGAGGTCACCCGCATGGGCGGCCTGGCCGAGGCCCAGGTCGCCGACGCCATCGACTGCATCGCCCGCCGCGACGCGCCCCTGGCCCAGCAGGTGGTGGCCCGCGACGAGCGGCTCGACACCCTGCAGGGCGAGATCGAGCGCAAGGCTTTCCGGCTGATCGCCCTGCGCCAGCCGATGGCCGTGGACCTGCGCCACGCCGTGGCCGCCCTGAAGATCTCGATGAGCCTGGAACGCTGCGGCGACATGGCCAAGAACATCGGCAAGCGCGCCCTGATCCTGACCGAGGCCGACCCGATGAGCGCCCTGACCCGCTCGATCGAGCGCATGGGCCGCCTGGTCCAGGGCCGGCTGAAGGACGTGCTGGACGCCTACACCGCCTCGGACCTGCAGCGCGCCATCGGCGTGTGGGGCCGCGACGAGGAGGTCGACGAGCACTACAACGCCATCTTCCGCGAACTGCTGACCTACATGATGGGCGACCCCCGGACGATCAATCCGTGCGCCCACCTGCTGTTCGTGGCCAAGAACCTCGAGCGGATCGGCGACCACGCCACCAACATCGCCGAGATCATCCATTTCGAGCTGACCGGCGAGGAGATTATCTCCCAGCGGCCCAAGCTCGAGCTGTCGAACTAG
- the pstB gene encoding phosphate ABC transporter ATP-binding protein PstB, with amino-acid sequence MPTENRDDTIAAHAPALAAAIPAGHGHVTTTEFKIRARDVNVFYGEKQALFDVSLDVPAKSVTAFIGPSGCGKSTFLRCINRMNDTIPSAKVAGSIEIDGADVNAKSVDPVVLRSRVGMVFQKPNPFPKTIFENVAYGPKIHGLATGKAELEAIVESSLKKAGLWNEVSDRLHQPGTGLSGGQQQRLVIARAIAVSPEVILMDEPCSALDPIATAKIEELIDELRSQFCIVIVTHSMAQAARVSQKTAFFHLGKLVESGPTEEMFTNPRDTRTQDYITGRFG; translated from the coding sequence ATGCCGACCGAAAACCGCGACGACACGATCGCCGCTCACGCGCCCGCCCTGGCGGCCGCCATCCCCGCCGGCCACGGCCACGTGACCACCACCGAGTTCAAGATCCGGGCCCGCGACGTCAATGTCTTCTACGGCGAGAAACAGGCGCTGTTCGACGTCTCCCTGGACGTGCCGGCCAAGTCGGTCACCGCCTTCATCGGCCCGTCGGGCTGCGGCAAGTCGACCTTCCTGCGCTGCATCAACCGGATGAACGACACCATCCCCTCGGCCAAGGTCGCGGGCTCGATCGAGATCGACGGCGCCGACGTCAACGCCAAGAGCGTCGATCCGGTGGTGCTGCGCTCGCGGGTCGGCATGGTGTTCCAGAAGCCCAACCCGTTCCCCAAGACGATCTTCGAGAACGTCGCCTACGGGCCCAAGATCCACGGCCTGGCCACCGGCAAGGCCGAGCTGGAGGCCATCGTCGAGAGCAGCCTGAAGAAGGCCGGCCTGTGGAACGAGGTCTCCGACCGCCTGCACCAGCCCGGCACCGGCCTGTCCGGTGGCCAGCAGCAGCGCCTGGTCATCGCCCGCGCCATCGCCGTCTCGCCGGAAGTGATCCTGATGGACGAGCCCTGCTCGGCCCTCGACCCGATCGCCACCGCCAAGATCGAGGAGCTGATCGACGAGCTGCGCAGCCAGTTCTGCATCGTCATCGTCACCCACTCGATGGCCCAGGCCGCCCGCGTGTCGCAGAAGACCGCCTTCTTCCACCTGGGCAAGCTGGTCGAGAGCGGTCCGACCGAGGAGATGTTCACCAATCCTCGCGACACCCGCACGCAAGACTACATCACCGGCCGCTTCGGCTAA
- the pstA gene encoding phosphate ABC transporter permease PstA, with protein MTDAAISPGAPAARPASSARDALLKKRHRSEKLFRAQGIAAIVIAMIFLVVLVGRIVVQGYSTFETHTLTVPVYLNPERIDTSALEGVNYDYIVAEAMMKKLGVQDDDLGTVSSKVQDLVSRDFGNQLLQMVKKDHSLIGKTVDVTGSVKADADLYYKGEIKRSTAEGDRKLDNQQLDWLDRLRKDGTVKAGFNTKFFTNSDSTEPEQAGVWGAVIGSAMMLVITALIAIPVGVMAAVYLEEFAPKNRWTDVIEVNINNLAAVPSIVYGLLGLALFINWLHVPRGSPLVGGLVLALMALPTVIIATRSALKAVPPSIREAALGVGASKAQTVFHHVLPLAMPGVMTGAILSLAHALGETAPLLMIGMVAFVPGAPESFTSSATVLPVQVFIWENASERAFHERTAAAIIVLLVFMIVMNAAAVILRRRFERRW; from the coding sequence ATGACTGACGCGGCCATTTCCCCCGGCGCCCCCGCCGCTCGCCCGGCCTCGTCGGCCCGCGACGCCCTGCTCAAGAAGCGCCACCGTTCCGAAAAGCTGTTCCGCGCCCAGGGCATCGCGGCGATCGTCATCGCCATGATCTTCCTGGTCGTGCTGGTCGGCCGCATCGTGGTCCAGGGCTATTCGACCTTCGAGACCCACACCCTGACGGTGCCGGTCTACCTGAACCCCGAGCGCATCGACACCAGCGCCCTGGAAGGGGTCAATTACGACTACATCGTCGCCGAGGCGATGATGAAGAAGCTGGGCGTCCAGGACGACGACCTGGGCACAGTGTCCAGCAAGGTCCAGGACCTGGTCTCGCGCGACTTCGGCAACCAGCTGCTGCAGATGGTCAAGAAAGATCACTCGCTGATCGGCAAGACCGTCGACGTCACCGGCTCGGTCAAGGCCGACGCCGACCTCTACTACAAGGGCGAGATCAAGCGCTCGACCGCCGAGGGCGACCGCAAGCTCGACAACCAGCAGCTGGACTGGCTGGACCGCCTGAGGAAGGACGGCACCGTCAAGGCCGGCTTCAACACCAAGTTCTTCACCAATTCAGACTCGACCGAGCCCGAGCAGGCCGGCGTCTGGGGCGCGGTGATCGGCTCGGCCATGATGCTGGTCATCACCGCCCTGATCGCCATCCCGGTGGGGGTGATGGCCGCGGTCTATCTCGAGGAGTTCGCGCCCAAGAACCGCTGGACCGACGTCATCGAGGTCAACATCAACAACCTGGCCGCCGTGCCGTCGATCGTCTACGGCCTGCTGGGCCTGGCCCTGTTCATCAACTGGCTGCACGTGCCGCGCGGCTCGCCGCTGGTCGGCGGCCTGGTCCTAGCCCTGATGGCCCTGCCGACCGTGATCATCGCCACCCGCAGCGCCCTGAAGGCGGTGCCGCCGTCGATCCGCGAAGCCGCCCTGGGCGTCGGCGCGTCCAAGGCCCAGACCGTCTTCCACCACGTGCTGCCGCTGGCCATGCCCGGCGTGATGACCGGCGCCATCCTGTCGCTGGCCCACGCCCTGGGCGAGACCGCGCCGCTCTTGATGATCGGCATGGTCGCCTTCGTGCCCGGCGCGCCGGAAAGCTTCACCAGCTCGGCCACCGTGCTGCCGGTCCAGGTGTTCATCTGGGAGAACGCCTCGGAGCGCGCCTTCCACGAACGCACCGCCGCCGCCATCATCGTGCTGCTGGTCTTCATGATCGTCATGAACGCCGCCGCGGTGATCCTGCGCCGTCGCTTCGAACGCCGGTGGTAG
- the pstC gene encoding phosphate ABC transporter permease subunit PstC, producing the protein MLTWLSLLFLALFSGAAFMAGRSRALKSSGGSTAKLHSLPNYYGLYAALWAGAPAALLLLLGAAFGGRVEDAMLQAQRPAVVQALTPDRQDVFFSDVSAVAVGQAPSEVAYEGPLKAAFDAKVVEAKRIDGIVSYSVLGLAGLLALAGFLLATPRINTEFRARNRVEGWIAGVLVACSVAAVLTTLGIVMSLIYESWRFFESVSPLSFLFGTEWAPQIAMRADQVASSGAFGAVPLFAGTFLVMMIAMLVAAPIGLYSAIYLSEYAGRGLRSTIKPLLEILAGVPTVVYGFFAALTVGPLFRAFFNGIGEQMAGGPLDGIAQYLMQVQNQMALVAGVVMGIMLIPFVSSLSDDIINSVPQSLRDGSYAMGATKSETVKKVVLPAALPGIMAAMLLAVSRAVGETMIVTMAAGLQAKLTANPLDTVTTVTVQIVTLLTGDQEFDSPKTLSAFGLGLTLFVVTLCLNIIALRIVQKYREQYD; encoded by the coding sequence ATGCTGACCTGGCTCTCGCTCCTTTTCCTCGCCCTGTTCTCCGGCGCGGCGTTCATGGCCGGCCGAAGCCGCGCGTTGAAGTCGTCCGGCGGCTCCACGGCCAAGCTCCACTCGCTGCCGAACTATTACGGCCTGTACGCCGCCCTCTGGGCCGGCGCCCCCGCGGCGCTGCTGCTGCTGCTGGGCGCGGCCTTCGGCGGTCGGGTCGAGGACGCCATGCTGCAGGCCCAGCGCCCGGCGGTTGTCCAGGCCCTGACCCCTGATCGACAAGACGTGTTCTTCAGCGACGTCAGCGCCGTCGCCGTCGGCCAGGCGCCCAGCGAGGTGGCCTATGAGGGCCCGCTGAAGGCCGCCTTCGACGCCAAGGTGGTCGAGGCCAAGCGGATCGACGGCATCGTCAGCTATTCGGTCCTGGGCCTGGCCGGCCTGCTGGCCCTGGCCGGGTTCCTGCTGGCCACGCCGCGCATCAACACCGAATTCCGCGCCCGCAACCGGGTGGAGGGCTGGATCGCCGGCGTGCTGGTCGCCTGCTCGGTCGCCGCCGTGCTGACGACGCTCGGCATCGTCATGTCGCTGATCTACGAGAGCTGGCGCTTCTTCGAGAGCGTCTCGCCGCTCAGCTTCCTGTTCGGCACCGAATGGGCCCCGCAGATCGCCATGCGCGCCGACCAGGTGGCCTCGTCCGGCGCGTTCGGCGCGGTGCCGCTGTTCGCCGGCACCTTCCTGGTCATGATGATCGCCATGCTGGTGGCCGCCCCGATCGGCCTCTACTCGGCGATCTACCTGTCGGAATACGCCGGCCGCGGCCTGCGCTCGACGATCAAGCCGCTGCTCGAGATCCTGGCCGGGGTGCCGACCGTGGTCTACGGCTTCTTCGCCGCCCTGACCGTCGGCCCGCTGTTCCGCGCCTTCTTCAACGGCATTGGCGAGCAGATGGCCGGCGGCCCGCTGGACGGAATCGCCCAGTACCTGATGCAGGTCCAGAACCAGATGGCCCTGGTGGCCGGGGTGGTGATGGGCATCATGCTGATCCCCTTCGTCTCCTCGCTGTCGGACGACATCATCAACTCGGTGCCCCAGAGCCTGCGCGACGGCAGCTACGCCATGGGCGCGACCAAGTCCGAGACCGTCAAGAAGGTGGTCCTGCCCGCCGCCCTGCCGGGCATCATGGCCGCCATGCTGCTGGCCGTGTCCCGCGCGGTGGGCGAGACCATGATCGTCACCATGGCCGCCGGCCTGCAGGCCAAGCTGACCGCCAACCCGCTCGACACCGTCACCACCGTGACCGTCCAGATCGTCACCCTGCTGACCGGCGACCAGGAATTCGACAGCCCCAAGACCCTGTCGGCCTTCGGCCTGGGCCTGACCCTGTTCGTGGTCACCCTCTGCCTGAACATCATCGCCCTGCGCATCGTCCAGAAGTACCGGGAACAATATGACTGA